Within Mongoliitalea daihaiensis, the genomic segment TCCTTTTTCGTCGATAGGAGTTGCGGTAAGTTCAATCCCCAACACAGGTTTGAGTTCATTAATGGCTTTCTTGGATGCATCGGCATGATAGCGGTGGGCCTCGTCCATGAGGATAACCAGGTCGTCCAGTCCGGAAAGGTATTCCCAATAGGATTGTCCTAAGTATTCCGATAGGCGCTTGATGCGGGGGGCCAAGGCTACTCCTCCTTGTTTGGTACCTTTGTTTTCAGAGTTAAACTTGGCAACATTGAAGATATTGATGCGGATTTCCGTATCGGAAAAGAGGTTACCTGCCTGATTGTAATTATCTCCGGTGATGATGACTGGTCGGTTGTGTACAAATTCCGAAATCCCCTGAAATACATACTTGTGATAGGAAGGATTGCCAAAATCCTCAATCAGTTTCTCGTAAATGGTAATATTAGGAGCCAGCACAAAGAAGTTTCGGATACCGTGCTGTAGGTACAGGTAGGTGATGCAGGCTCCCATTAAGCGCGTCTTGCCCACCCCTGTGGCGATGGAAAAACAAATGGAAGGAAAATCCCGCTCAAAATCCGTGCAGGTAGGAAAATGTTGCTGTATGATTTTTAACGCTTCCTGAAGGTCAGCTTCCTTTTTCAGTTCCAATGCGCTACTCAGGGTAGCCAAAATATCCAGGGAGTCTTTCAAAGGGGCTCTCAAAGACAGGCGTTGCTTGATATAATTTGCTTTTTGATTCATGACTTGGTGTTAAAAAATGGATTTAATCAAATAAAGAAGGCTGGTCCGATGGCTTGGACTTGCTTGTCGTCGGTTTGGAGGTGATTTCCTCCATAGGGTCCAGAAACTCTTCCTCTTCACCTTCTTCTTTCGGGAGGTTCACGATTTTGAAGGAATAGTCATCCTTACCAAATTCGCATTTGCCCAAGAGTACCGTCGGGATTTTTTTCACGGAGATATTGGCATGCCTGCCTTCGCATTCGGGAGCAAAAATCTTGCAGCAGATCAACAGGTTTTCGTCCGGCTGCATCTCGTCGTGGATCCGGTCCAGCATTTCTACCGTGATATACTGTGTGGTAGTAAACATAAAGTCTTTCTCCGAGCTCACACCCTGCTTCCAATACGTATATGGGTCAGGCTCGTAGCGGAACCCTTCCTGCTTGGCCATGGCGGCTGCCAACATATCGGGATTATATTCCTTATTGATCACCCAATTACCAAATTTATCCTGATTCAGTAGGCTTGGAGCTAAGGTATAAAATTTAAAGCCACCTCCACCCTTCCAGTCCACGGATTTGCTGATACCTCCCTGTTCTCCGTCCACCACTTGCTTCATTCTTGGATAACAATGCGTCACTGCATGCTCTCCCAATTCCACCCCAATCCATTTTCTACCCATCTTATGGGCAACTGCTGCGGTGGTACCGGAACCAAGGAAGGAGTCAAGCACAATATCCCCTTCTTTGGTTCCAAGAAAAAGGATCCGCTCAATAAGCTTTTCAGGCTTTGGAGTGGCGAAAACACTTTTAGAATTAAATGCTCTAACTTCTTTTTTAGCTTCTTGATTATCACCAACCTCATCCCTGAAAAATATTGTTTTAGATGTAACACCTTGCTTTACCTCTGATAGATATCTTTTTAATTGAGGGGCTCCTTTACCATCTTTTCCAAAGTAAAAACGATTTTCTTGTAAAAATTTATTTGCAGTTGATTCATTAAATCTATAACAACTTCCTTCGGGTGGCCAGTATTCTTTTCCTGTATTGGGATTTTTGATAGGGAAAACACCTGATTTAGAAAATGATTTCACTAAAACATTATCTGACCTCCAAAAACCTCTGCCATCATTATCATTATATTTGTAATATTTGTTTTGTTGATCACCTCTAGGTAGTAGGTTTGGTCTCCATATTTCCTTATTTTTAGCATATACTAAGATATGGTCATGGCTATCAGATAACCATTTGGCATCATTTTGTGGAGAATATTTTTTTTCCCATATGACGTTATTTACAAAATTCTTTCTTCCAAAAATTTCATCACAGAGCACCTTTAAATAATGACATTCGTCATCATCAATAGAAATCCAAATAGAACCATCTGTTGCCAGAAGGTTTCTTAAAATCTTTAATCGTGGGCTTATCAAGCGTAACCATTCACTGTGTTCTACCCCATCATCATATTGCTCAAACGCATTCCCTGTATTATAGGGAGGATCGATATAGACACACTTTACTTTACCCGCATATTCCTGTTCCAATGCTTTCAGCGCAAGGAGGTTGTCTCCATGGATCAGCATATTCTCGGTACGCGGGTCCCCATAGCTGTACTCGGGATTTTCGATCAGGATACGGGGTTCCAGCTTGGGTTCATCACCCTTGCCAATCCAGGTCAGTTCGAGTTTTTGGGGGTTGGAGTTTTGTTTACTCATAGGGGTAACAATAAGAATCAAATGAAAGGAAAAATTCCAATAACTAAATTAAGGTAATTTGGTTGTATGTTCCAATTTTATCGTTCATTCCATCGCAAATTGTCACTTTTTGTTAAGGACATCTACTCATGAATGATTAATTTCCATTTTTGAAGTATAAACTTTTGACGAATATTCTCTGTAGAAGTTTTGCAAAGCATTTGTGAATAGACGTTTTAGAACACAACATTTAAATTAAAATCACGTGAAAAATTCTCTAAATCGAAAAAATAACACATAAATAGACTTGATTTACGTGATAATGATGTATTTTTGAGTGAAATTTTCACGTAAAACCATGATCATTCGCTTTGTTTTGGATAATATTTTTTCCTTTGGAGAAAGGAAAGAATTCAATACCCTTCCCAATACCCGATTAAAAACATTGGAAAGTCATACCTATGGATTGGGAGATATAGAGTTGTTGAAATTATCAGCTTTGTATGGGGCCAATGGTGCAGGCAAATCCAATCTTTTTAAGGCAATTTATTTATTGCAACGCTTGGTTTTGGATCAAAAAATCCCCTTTGGGTTAAGGGAGAGTAGATTCAAGTTTATAGAAAATCCCAATACTCCCCAATTGCTAGCAGTAGAATTTGTGCAAGAGGAAAAAGCCTATTACTACGGGATTGAATTCATTGGAGAACGGATCGCAACAGAAGAATTATATCTTTCAGGGTTGGGGAAAAAGTGTGATACACTGATTTTCGAGCGAAAAACAGATAGTTCAAAGGTAACAGCTATGCACTTCAGCCCGGAATTTGAGCACGATGAAAAAAGCCAATTGTTAAAATCTGTTTTATTGGAAGACTTTGTAAAACCAGATGAACCTGTATTTAAATTGCTTTCCAACAGGGATAATAAGTTTCTCGGGGATGTAAAGAAAGCCTTCCAATGGTTTTCTGACACCTTGCAGATCATCACCCCTGATTCCAAACCAAGAGCATTGGCACACCGCATCGATATAGACAAGGAATTCAAAAGCTATGCTGAGGACATGATGTGTTCCTTTAATTTGGGCATTCAATCCTTATCGACGGACAAGATTCGTGTGGAAGATTTCTTTGGCAAGGATAATGAAAACGAACTCAATGAACTTGTTAAAAAAGTTGAGGAGTCTCCCAATAAGATGTTTGGATTGAGAAGCAGAAGAGGAGATGAAATTGTCTTGGTCAAGGAAAATGAGGATATCTGGGTGAAAATCCTAAAAATATCCCATATGGGAAAAAATGATCAAGTTGCAAAATTTGATTTGGATGAAGAATCTGATGGCACTGTCAGGTTATTGGACTTTGTACCTGCCTTTAGAACAGTGGTATCAGAACCCAAGGTATTTTTGGTGGATGAAATCGAACGTAGTATTCATCCCCTTTTGATCAAAGAATTGGTGCGGAAGTTTTCACATGATCCTCAGACCAAAGGGCAGTTGATCTTTACTACCCATGAATCCAATTTATTGGATCAGGAACTGTTTCGACAGGATGAGATTTGGTTTGCAGAGAAAAACAGGGATGGAGTGACCGACCTGTATTCATTGAGCGATTTCAAGGAGCACAAAACCATTGATATCCGAAAAGGCTACCTCAATGGACGATACGGTTCCATACCGTTTTTAGGAAATCTCAAGGATTTAAATTGGCATGACTATGTTACTGAGCAGGAACCGACTCTTTGAGAGAAAGGCACCTAGCAGGGAAGCCAAGAGTATCTACATTTTTTGTGAGGGAAAA encodes:
- a CDS encoding site-specific DNA-methyltransferase; amino-acid sequence: MSKQNSNPQKLELTWIGKGDEPKLEPRILIENPEYSYGDPRTENMLIHGDNLLALKALEQEYAGKVKCVYIDPPYNTGNAFEQYDDGVEHSEWLRLISPRLKILRNLLATDGSIWISIDDDECHYLKVLCDEIFGRKNFVNNVIWEKKYSPQNDAKWLSDSHDHILVYAKNKEIWRPNLLPRGDQQNKYYKYNDNDGRGFWRSDNVLVKSFSKSGVFPIKNPNTGKEYWPPEGSCYRFNESTANKFLQENRFYFGKDGKGAPQLKRYLSEVKQGVTSKTIFFRDEVGDNQEAKKEVRAFNSKSVFATPKPEKLIERILFLGTKEGDIVLDSFLGSGTTAAVAHKMGRKWIGVELGEHAVTHCYPRMKQVVDGEQGGISKSVDWKGGGGFKFYTLAPSLLNQDKFGNWVINKEYNPDMLAAAMAKQEGFRYEPDPYTYWKQGVSSEKDFMFTTTQYITVEMLDRIHDEMQPDENLLICCKIFAPECEGRHANISVKKIPTVLLGKCEFGKDDYSFKIVNLPKEEGEEEEFLDPMEEITSKPTTSKSKPSDQPSLFD
- a CDS encoding AAA family ATPase, with the translated sequence MIIRFVLDNIFSFGERKEFNTLPNTRLKTLESHTYGLGDIELLKLSALYGANGAGKSNLFKAIYLLQRLVLDQKIPFGLRESRFKFIENPNTPQLLAVEFVQEEKAYYYGIEFIGERIATEELYLSGLGKKCDTLIFERKTDSSKVTAMHFSPEFEHDEKSQLLKSVLLEDFVKPDEPVFKLLSNRDNKFLGDVKKAFQWFSDTLQIITPDSKPRALAHRIDIDKEFKSYAEDMMCSFNLGIQSLSTDKIRVEDFFGKDNENELNELVKKVEESPNKMFGLRSRRGDEIVLVKENEDIWVKILKISHMGKNDQVAKFDLDEESDGTVRLLDFVPAFRTVVSEPKVFLVDEIERSIHPLLIKELVRKFSHDPQTKGQLIFTTHESNLLDQELFRQDEIWFAEKNRDGVTDLYSLSDFKEHKTIDIRKGYLNGRYGSIPFLGNLKDLNWHDYVTEQEPTL